A section of the Sebastes fasciatus isolate fSebFas1 chromosome 5, fSebFas1.pri, whole genome shotgun sequence genome encodes:
- the gatad2ab gene encoding GATA zinc finger domain containing 2Ab isoform X4, whose product MSEEAVRQTRSQKRALEKDHAPEEPLEDMDSKRVKLEKGDAAEAPLAMEGSGEEGVKLNSEQAAKVADSILKSGEVKATIKVEVQTGDQPVDMSTSKGDIKNERQPPSPDDVIVLSDNEPSSPLMNGHCFTKTDTDKLMKSSPEERERIIKQLKEELRLQEAKLVLLKKLRQSQIQKESTVQKLTGSVATPPPLVRGSITSSKGPLQVTGRSSGTVIPPPLVRGGQHMPSKHNSQIVMPPLVRGAQPIAVTPQQIASLRQQQHQHSGSGPPPLLLAPRASVPNVHVQGQRIIQQGLIRVANVANSNIMVNIPQASPTSLKGSSLSPNSNINDSPASRQAAAKLALRKQLEKTLLEIPPPKPPAPEFNFLPSAANNEFIYLLGLEEVVQKLLEMHGRGNLGPAAAMASSIPKEPYTCAQCKTDFTSRWRKEKAGTILCDQCMSSNQKKALKAEHTNRLKAAFVKALQQEQEIEQRILQQAASSSKTSSPSLSKSEVLVSQQYKHVRAAMQHRSVAAHHSIKQSHLQHSIQSMSARGMAHSFTSSSQLQNAMAAAALGSRAGKHAAARPLQQGAKVSAGSSNQGNVAAWRKQSGGNTGVTMAYVNPSLSAHKTTSAVERQREYLLDMIPSRSISQAANTWK is encoded by the exons ATGTCAGAGGAGGCAGTGCGTCAAACGCGCAGCCAAAAGCGGGCTCTGGAGAAGGACCATGCTCCCGAGGAGCCCCTGGAGGACATGGACAGTAAACGGGTTAAGCTGGAGAAAGGTGATGCAGCTGAAGCTCCGCTGGCCATGGAGGGATCTGGAGAAGAGGGCGTCAAGCTGAACAGCGAACAGGCTGCGAAGGTAGCGGACAGCATCCTAAAATCTGGGGAAGTGAAGGCCACTATCAAGGTGGAAGTGCAGACCGGAGACCAGCCCGTTGACATGAGCACATCCAAAGG TGACATTAAGAATGAGCGGCAGCCACCGTCGCCAGATGATGTGATTGTGTTGTCAGACAACGAGCCATCCAGTCCTCTCATGAACGGCCACTGCTTCACGAAGACTGACACAGATAAACTTATG AAGAGTTCTCCTGAGGAGAGGGAGCGCATCATCAAACAGCTGAAGGAGGAACTGAGACTCCAAGAGGCAAAGCTGGTGCTGCTTAAGAAATTACGACAGAGCCAGATTCAGAAGGAGAGCACTGTGCAGAAG TTGACTGGCTCAGTAgcgactcctcctcctctggtgaGAGGTAGCATCACATCAAGCAAAGGACCCCTCCAG gTGACAGGTCGAAGCTCAGGCACGGTGATCCCTCCTCCTTTGGTGCGGGGTGGGCAACACATGCCGTCCAAACACAACTCTCAGATTGTCATGCCGCCTCTGGTGAGAGGGGCCCAG CCTATTGCAGTGACTCCCCAGCAGATAGCCAGTCTAcgccagcagcagcatcagcacaGCGGCTCAGGCCCCCCTCCACTCTTGCTGGCTCCCAGGGCTTCTGTGCCCAATGTCCATGTCCAGGGCCAGAGGATCATTCAGCAGGGACTCATCCGGGTGGCTAATGTGGCCAACAGTAATATCATGGTCAACATCCCTCAG GCCTCTCCAACCAGCCTAAAAGGCTCTTCATTGTCGCCCAACTCTAACATCAATGATTCCCCAGCCAGCCGGCAGGCGGCTGCTAAGCTGGCACTGCGTAAGCAGTTGGAAAAGACGCTGCTGGAGATCCCTCCACCTAAACCTCCTGCCCCCGAGTTCAACTTCCTGCCTTCAGCAGCCAATAATGAGTTCATCTACCTGTTGGGGCTGGAGGAGGTGGTGCAAAAGCTTCTGGAGATGCACGGCAGGG GTAATCTGGGCCCAGCTGCTGCCATGGCCAGCTCCATTCCCAAAGAGCCATACACCTGCGCCCAGTGTAAGACGGACTTTACCTCCCGCTGGAGAAAGGAGAAGGCTGGGACCATCCTCTGTGACCAATGCATGTCGTCCAATCAGAAGAAGGCCCTGAAGGCTGAGCACACCAATCGGCTGAAGGCGGCCTTCGTCAAGGCACTCCAACAGGAGCAGGAGATTGAGCAACGTATCCTCCAGCAGGCGGCATCTTCCTCTAAAACCTCCTCTCCTTCACTGTCCAAGAGTGAGGTGCTGGTGTCCCAGCAGTACAAGCATGTCAGGGCTGCCATGCAGCACAGATCTGTGGCTGCCCACCACTCCATTAAGCAG AGTCATCTGCAACACAGCATCCAGTCGATGAGCGCTCGTGGTATGGCCCACTCATTCACTTCCTCCTCTCAGCTGCAGAATGCGATGGCAGCAGCGGCGCTGGGCAGCAGGGCAGGTAAACATGCTGCTGCACGCCCGCTGCAGCAGGGGGCAAAGGTCAGCGCCGGCAGCAGTAACCAGGGCAACGTGGCTGCCTGGAGGAAGCAGAGCGGTGGCAACACAG GTGTGACTATGGCCTATGTGAACCCCAGCTTGTCTGCCCATAAGACCACCTCTGCTGTTGAGCGTCAGCGAGAATACCTGCTGGACATGATTCCCTCCCGTTCTATCTCCCAAGCAGCCAACACATGGAAATAA
- the gatad2ab gene encoding GATA zinc finger domain containing 2Ab isoform X1 yields the protein MSEEAVRQTRSQKRALEKDHAPEEPLEDMDSKRVKLEKGDAAEAPLAMEGSGEEGVKLNSEQAAKVADSILKSGEVKATIKVEVQTGDQPVDMSTSKGDIKNERQPPSPDDVIVLSDNEPSSPLMNGHCFTKTDTDKLMKSSPEERERIIKQLKEELRLQEAKLVLLKKLRQSQIQKESTVQKLTGSVATPPPLVRGSITSSKGPLQVTGRSSGTVIPPPLVRGGQHMPSKHNSQIVMPPLVRGAQVRQPIAVTPQQIASLRQQQHQHSGSGPPPLLLAPRASVPNVHVQGQRIIQQGLIRVANVANSNIMVNIPQASPTSLKGSSLSPNSNINDSPASRQAAAKLALRKQLEKTLLEIPPPKPPAPEFNFLPSAANNEFIYLLGLEEVVQKLLEMHGRGNLGPAAAMASSIPKEPYTCAQCKTDFTSRWRKEKAGTILCDQCMSSNQKKALKAEHTNRLKAAFVKALQQEQEIEQRILQQAASSSKTSSPSLSKSEVLVSQQYKHVRAAMQHRSVAAHHSIKQSHLQHSIQSMSARGMAHSFTSSSQLQNAMAAAALGSRAGKHAAARPLQQGAKVSAGSSNQGNVAAWRKQSGGNTGVTMAYVNPSLSAHKTTSAVERQREYLLDMIPSRSISQAANTWK from the exons ATGTCAGAGGAGGCAGTGCGTCAAACGCGCAGCCAAAAGCGGGCTCTGGAGAAGGACCATGCTCCCGAGGAGCCCCTGGAGGACATGGACAGTAAACGGGTTAAGCTGGAGAAAGGTGATGCAGCTGAAGCTCCGCTGGCCATGGAGGGATCTGGAGAAGAGGGCGTCAAGCTGAACAGCGAACAGGCTGCGAAGGTAGCGGACAGCATCCTAAAATCTGGGGAAGTGAAGGCCACTATCAAGGTGGAAGTGCAGACCGGAGACCAGCCCGTTGACATGAGCACATCCAAAGG TGACATTAAGAATGAGCGGCAGCCACCGTCGCCAGATGATGTGATTGTGTTGTCAGACAACGAGCCATCCAGTCCTCTCATGAACGGCCACTGCTTCACGAAGACTGACACAGATAAACTTATG AAGAGTTCTCCTGAGGAGAGGGAGCGCATCATCAAACAGCTGAAGGAGGAACTGAGACTCCAAGAGGCAAAGCTGGTGCTGCTTAAGAAATTACGACAGAGCCAGATTCAGAAGGAGAGCACTGTGCAGAAG TTGACTGGCTCAGTAgcgactcctcctcctctggtgaGAGGTAGCATCACATCAAGCAAAGGACCCCTCCAG gTGACAGGTCGAAGCTCAGGCACGGTGATCCCTCCTCCTTTGGTGCGGGGTGGGCAACACATGCCGTCCAAACACAACTCTCAGATTGTCATGCCGCCTCTGGTGAGAGGGGCCCAGGTTAGA CAGCCTATTGCAGTGACTCCCCAGCAGATAGCCAGTCTAcgccagcagcagcatcagcacaGCGGCTCAGGCCCCCCTCCACTCTTGCTGGCTCCCAGGGCTTCTGTGCCCAATGTCCATGTCCAGGGCCAGAGGATCATTCAGCAGGGACTCATCCGGGTGGCTAATGTGGCCAACAGTAATATCATGGTCAACATCCCTCAG GCCTCTCCAACCAGCCTAAAAGGCTCTTCATTGTCGCCCAACTCTAACATCAATGATTCCCCAGCCAGCCGGCAGGCGGCTGCTAAGCTGGCACTGCGTAAGCAGTTGGAAAAGACGCTGCTGGAGATCCCTCCACCTAAACCTCCTGCCCCCGAGTTCAACTTCCTGCCTTCAGCAGCCAATAATGAGTTCATCTACCTGTTGGGGCTGGAGGAGGTGGTGCAAAAGCTTCTGGAGATGCACGGCAGGG GTAATCTGGGCCCAGCTGCTGCCATGGCCAGCTCCATTCCCAAAGAGCCATACACCTGCGCCCAGTGTAAGACGGACTTTACCTCCCGCTGGAGAAAGGAGAAGGCTGGGACCATCCTCTGTGACCAATGCATGTCGTCCAATCAGAAGAAGGCCCTGAAGGCTGAGCACACCAATCGGCTGAAGGCGGCCTTCGTCAAGGCACTCCAACAGGAGCAGGAGATTGAGCAACGTATCCTCCAGCAGGCGGCATCTTCCTCTAAAACCTCCTCTCCTTCACTGTCCAAGAGTGAGGTGCTGGTGTCCCAGCAGTACAAGCATGTCAGGGCTGCCATGCAGCACAGATCTGTGGCTGCCCACCACTCCATTAAGCAG AGTCATCTGCAACACAGCATCCAGTCGATGAGCGCTCGTGGTATGGCCCACTCATTCACTTCCTCCTCTCAGCTGCAGAATGCGATGGCAGCAGCGGCGCTGGGCAGCAGGGCAGGTAAACATGCTGCTGCACGCCCGCTGCAGCAGGGGGCAAAGGTCAGCGCCGGCAGCAGTAACCAGGGCAACGTGGCTGCCTGGAGGAAGCAGAGCGGTGGCAACACAG GTGTGACTATGGCCTATGTGAACCCCAGCTTGTCTGCCCATAAGACCACCTCTGCTGTTGAGCGTCAGCGAGAATACCTGCTGGACATGATTCCCTCCCGTTCTATCTCCCAAGCAGCCAACACATGGAAATAA
- the gatad2ab gene encoding GATA zinc finger domain containing 2Ab isoform X3: MSEEAVRQTRSQKRALEKDHAPEEPLEDMDSKRVKLEKGDAAEAPLAMEGSGEEGVKLNSEQAAKVADSILKSGEVKATIKVEVQTGDQPVDMSTSKGDIKNERQPPSPDDVIVLSDNEPSSPLMNGHCFTKTDTDKLMKSSPEERERIIKQLKEELRLQEAKLVLLKKLRQSQIQKESTVQKLTGSVATPPPLVRGSITSSKGPLQVTGRSSGTVIPPPLVRGGQHMPSKHNSQIVMPPLVRGAQQPIAVTPQQIASLRQQQHQHSGSGPPPLLLAPRASVPNVHVQGQRIIQQGLIRVANVANSNIMVNIPQASPTSLKGSSLSPNSNINDSPASRQAAAKLALRKQLEKTLLEIPPPKPPAPEFNFLPSAANNEFIYLLGLEEVVQKLLEMHGRGNLGPAAAMASSIPKEPYTCAQCKTDFTSRWRKEKAGTILCDQCMSSNQKKALKAEHTNRLKAAFVKALQQEQEIEQRILQQAASSSKTSSPSLSKSEVLVSQQYKHVRAAMQHRSVAAHHSIKQSHLQHSIQSMSARGMAHSFTSSSQLQNAMAAAALGSRAGKHAAARPLQQGAKVSAGSSNQGNVAAWRKQSGGNTGVTMAYVNPSLSAHKTTSAVERQREYLLDMIPSRSISQAANTWK; this comes from the exons ATGTCAGAGGAGGCAGTGCGTCAAACGCGCAGCCAAAAGCGGGCTCTGGAGAAGGACCATGCTCCCGAGGAGCCCCTGGAGGACATGGACAGTAAACGGGTTAAGCTGGAGAAAGGTGATGCAGCTGAAGCTCCGCTGGCCATGGAGGGATCTGGAGAAGAGGGCGTCAAGCTGAACAGCGAACAGGCTGCGAAGGTAGCGGACAGCATCCTAAAATCTGGGGAAGTGAAGGCCACTATCAAGGTGGAAGTGCAGACCGGAGACCAGCCCGTTGACATGAGCACATCCAAAGG TGACATTAAGAATGAGCGGCAGCCACCGTCGCCAGATGATGTGATTGTGTTGTCAGACAACGAGCCATCCAGTCCTCTCATGAACGGCCACTGCTTCACGAAGACTGACACAGATAAACTTATG AAGAGTTCTCCTGAGGAGAGGGAGCGCATCATCAAACAGCTGAAGGAGGAACTGAGACTCCAAGAGGCAAAGCTGGTGCTGCTTAAGAAATTACGACAGAGCCAGATTCAGAAGGAGAGCACTGTGCAGAAG TTGACTGGCTCAGTAgcgactcctcctcctctggtgaGAGGTAGCATCACATCAAGCAAAGGACCCCTCCAG gTGACAGGTCGAAGCTCAGGCACGGTGATCCCTCCTCCTTTGGTGCGGGGTGGGCAACACATGCCGTCCAAACACAACTCTCAGATTGTCATGCCGCCTCTGGTGAGAGGGGCCCAG CAGCCTATTGCAGTGACTCCCCAGCAGATAGCCAGTCTAcgccagcagcagcatcagcacaGCGGCTCAGGCCCCCCTCCACTCTTGCTGGCTCCCAGGGCTTCTGTGCCCAATGTCCATGTCCAGGGCCAGAGGATCATTCAGCAGGGACTCATCCGGGTGGCTAATGTGGCCAACAGTAATATCATGGTCAACATCCCTCAG GCCTCTCCAACCAGCCTAAAAGGCTCTTCATTGTCGCCCAACTCTAACATCAATGATTCCCCAGCCAGCCGGCAGGCGGCTGCTAAGCTGGCACTGCGTAAGCAGTTGGAAAAGACGCTGCTGGAGATCCCTCCACCTAAACCTCCTGCCCCCGAGTTCAACTTCCTGCCTTCAGCAGCCAATAATGAGTTCATCTACCTGTTGGGGCTGGAGGAGGTGGTGCAAAAGCTTCTGGAGATGCACGGCAGGG GTAATCTGGGCCCAGCTGCTGCCATGGCCAGCTCCATTCCCAAAGAGCCATACACCTGCGCCCAGTGTAAGACGGACTTTACCTCCCGCTGGAGAAAGGAGAAGGCTGGGACCATCCTCTGTGACCAATGCATGTCGTCCAATCAGAAGAAGGCCCTGAAGGCTGAGCACACCAATCGGCTGAAGGCGGCCTTCGTCAAGGCACTCCAACAGGAGCAGGAGATTGAGCAACGTATCCTCCAGCAGGCGGCATCTTCCTCTAAAACCTCCTCTCCTTCACTGTCCAAGAGTGAGGTGCTGGTGTCCCAGCAGTACAAGCATGTCAGGGCTGCCATGCAGCACAGATCTGTGGCTGCCCACCACTCCATTAAGCAG AGTCATCTGCAACACAGCATCCAGTCGATGAGCGCTCGTGGTATGGCCCACTCATTCACTTCCTCCTCTCAGCTGCAGAATGCGATGGCAGCAGCGGCGCTGGGCAGCAGGGCAGGTAAACATGCTGCTGCACGCCCGCTGCAGCAGGGGGCAAAGGTCAGCGCCGGCAGCAGTAACCAGGGCAACGTGGCTGCCTGGAGGAAGCAGAGCGGTGGCAACACAG GTGTGACTATGGCCTATGTGAACCCCAGCTTGTCTGCCCATAAGACCACCTCTGCTGTTGAGCGTCAGCGAGAATACCTGCTGGACATGATTCCCTCCCGTTCTATCTCCCAAGCAGCCAACACATGGAAATAA
- the gatad2ab gene encoding GATA zinc finger domain containing 2Ab isoform X2: MSEEAVRQTRSQKRALEKDHAPEEPLEDMDSKRVKLEKGDAAEAPLAMEGSGEEGVKLNSEQAAKVADSILKSGEVKATIKVEVQTGDQPVDMSTSKGDIKNERQPPSPDDVIVLSDNEPSSPLMNGHCFTKTDTDKLMKSSPEERERIIKQLKEELRLQEAKLVLLKKLRQSQIQKESTVQKLTGSVATPPPLVRGSITSSKGPLQVTGRSSGTVIPPPLVRGGQHMPSKHNSQIVMPPLVRGAQVRPIAVTPQQIASLRQQQHQHSGSGPPPLLLAPRASVPNVHVQGQRIIQQGLIRVANVANSNIMVNIPQASPTSLKGSSLSPNSNINDSPASRQAAAKLALRKQLEKTLLEIPPPKPPAPEFNFLPSAANNEFIYLLGLEEVVQKLLEMHGRGNLGPAAAMASSIPKEPYTCAQCKTDFTSRWRKEKAGTILCDQCMSSNQKKALKAEHTNRLKAAFVKALQQEQEIEQRILQQAASSSKTSSPSLSKSEVLVSQQYKHVRAAMQHRSVAAHHSIKQSHLQHSIQSMSARGMAHSFTSSSQLQNAMAAAALGSRAGKHAAARPLQQGAKVSAGSSNQGNVAAWRKQSGGNTGVTMAYVNPSLSAHKTTSAVERQREYLLDMIPSRSISQAANTWK; this comes from the exons ATGTCAGAGGAGGCAGTGCGTCAAACGCGCAGCCAAAAGCGGGCTCTGGAGAAGGACCATGCTCCCGAGGAGCCCCTGGAGGACATGGACAGTAAACGGGTTAAGCTGGAGAAAGGTGATGCAGCTGAAGCTCCGCTGGCCATGGAGGGATCTGGAGAAGAGGGCGTCAAGCTGAACAGCGAACAGGCTGCGAAGGTAGCGGACAGCATCCTAAAATCTGGGGAAGTGAAGGCCACTATCAAGGTGGAAGTGCAGACCGGAGACCAGCCCGTTGACATGAGCACATCCAAAGG TGACATTAAGAATGAGCGGCAGCCACCGTCGCCAGATGATGTGATTGTGTTGTCAGACAACGAGCCATCCAGTCCTCTCATGAACGGCCACTGCTTCACGAAGACTGACACAGATAAACTTATG AAGAGTTCTCCTGAGGAGAGGGAGCGCATCATCAAACAGCTGAAGGAGGAACTGAGACTCCAAGAGGCAAAGCTGGTGCTGCTTAAGAAATTACGACAGAGCCAGATTCAGAAGGAGAGCACTGTGCAGAAG TTGACTGGCTCAGTAgcgactcctcctcctctggtgaGAGGTAGCATCACATCAAGCAAAGGACCCCTCCAG gTGACAGGTCGAAGCTCAGGCACGGTGATCCCTCCTCCTTTGGTGCGGGGTGGGCAACACATGCCGTCCAAACACAACTCTCAGATTGTCATGCCGCCTCTGGTGAGAGGGGCCCAGGTTAGA CCTATTGCAGTGACTCCCCAGCAGATAGCCAGTCTAcgccagcagcagcatcagcacaGCGGCTCAGGCCCCCCTCCACTCTTGCTGGCTCCCAGGGCTTCTGTGCCCAATGTCCATGTCCAGGGCCAGAGGATCATTCAGCAGGGACTCATCCGGGTGGCTAATGTGGCCAACAGTAATATCATGGTCAACATCCCTCAG GCCTCTCCAACCAGCCTAAAAGGCTCTTCATTGTCGCCCAACTCTAACATCAATGATTCCCCAGCCAGCCGGCAGGCGGCTGCTAAGCTGGCACTGCGTAAGCAGTTGGAAAAGACGCTGCTGGAGATCCCTCCACCTAAACCTCCTGCCCCCGAGTTCAACTTCCTGCCTTCAGCAGCCAATAATGAGTTCATCTACCTGTTGGGGCTGGAGGAGGTGGTGCAAAAGCTTCTGGAGATGCACGGCAGGG GTAATCTGGGCCCAGCTGCTGCCATGGCCAGCTCCATTCCCAAAGAGCCATACACCTGCGCCCAGTGTAAGACGGACTTTACCTCCCGCTGGAGAAAGGAGAAGGCTGGGACCATCCTCTGTGACCAATGCATGTCGTCCAATCAGAAGAAGGCCCTGAAGGCTGAGCACACCAATCGGCTGAAGGCGGCCTTCGTCAAGGCACTCCAACAGGAGCAGGAGATTGAGCAACGTATCCTCCAGCAGGCGGCATCTTCCTCTAAAACCTCCTCTCCTTCACTGTCCAAGAGTGAGGTGCTGGTGTCCCAGCAGTACAAGCATGTCAGGGCTGCCATGCAGCACAGATCTGTGGCTGCCCACCACTCCATTAAGCAG AGTCATCTGCAACACAGCATCCAGTCGATGAGCGCTCGTGGTATGGCCCACTCATTCACTTCCTCCTCTCAGCTGCAGAATGCGATGGCAGCAGCGGCGCTGGGCAGCAGGGCAGGTAAACATGCTGCTGCACGCCCGCTGCAGCAGGGGGCAAAGGTCAGCGCCGGCAGCAGTAACCAGGGCAACGTGGCTGCCTGGAGGAAGCAGAGCGGTGGCAACACAG GTGTGACTATGGCCTATGTGAACCCCAGCTTGTCTGCCCATAAGACCACCTCTGCTGTTGAGCGTCAGCGAGAATACCTGCTGGACATGATTCCCTCCCGTTCTATCTCCCAAGCAGCCAACACATGGAAATAA